In Entelurus aequoreus isolate RoL-2023_Sb linkage group LG13, RoL_Eaeq_v1.1, whole genome shotgun sequence, a genomic segment contains:
- the LOC133663957 gene encoding gastrula zinc finger protein XlCGF57.1-like isoform X1, which produces MRGLIVYSGSNRLVKSNSIWSTSVKNIFYLSSKRGTSRMDQEKPQPPHIKKEEEEPHSTHIKEEDEELPFFKEEDEEQSISQNGDHLEGLEDVDVPKMPLIYVIVKSEDDEVESESGEKREVEPPSSSSTQHMTTEADGDHCGGSQADKLLAPLSDSDDMTSHSPDTDDEDSEADTTCHTDNTLFECSHCGKIFNHRRNLKTHMRIHAGERPFSGSSCDKGFKQNNNLPIHMRTHTGKKHVVCSICGKDFTQNNHLKRHMRIHTGEKPFICSICGKGFTENCNLKAHMTTHTGEKSYSCSFCAKGFTHNIHLKRHMTTHTGIKQFSCSICGKGFAQKSDLKRHITTHTGEKPYSCLSCGKCFTQNNHLRIHMRTHTGEKPFICSICGKSFAENSHLTAHMTTHTGEKPYSCSVCAKDFTLNSHLKTHMTTHTGEKKFSCSICAKSFTQNIHLKRHMTTHTGEKHFSCSICDKGFTQNCDLKRHMTTHTGEKHFSCSICAKSFTQNINLKTHMTTHTGEKHCVCSICAKGFTRNILLNRHMTVHTGKKPLSCSICAKGFVRKDKLTRHMRTHTGEEV; this is translated from the coding sequence acgtctgtgaagaacatcttctaCCTAAGCAGCAAGAGGGGGACCTCCAGGATGGACCAGGAGAAACCACAGCCCCCCcatattaaaaaggaagaggaggagccacattccacccacattaaagaggaagatgaggagCTCCCTTTCTttaaagaggaagatgaggaaCAAAGTATCAGTCAGAATGGAGATcatcttgaaggactggaggaTGTTGATGTCCCCAAGATGCCATTGATTTATGtcattgtgaagagtgaagatgatgaggtcgaAAGTGAAAGTGGGGAGAAGAGAGAggtggagcctccaagcagcagctcaactcaacacatgacaacagaagctgatggagaccactgtggaggatcacaagcagacaagctcttagctccactatcagatagtgatgacatgacgtcacactctcctgacactgatgatgaagactctgaaGCTGATacaacatgtcacactgacaacacactcTTTGAATGTTCTCACTGTGGCAAAATCTTTAATCACCGTCGTAACcttaaaacacacatgagaatacatgcTGGTGAAAGACCTTTTTCTGGTTCCAGCTGTGATAAAGgttttaaacaaaataataatttaccaatacacatgagaacacacactggtaaaaaacatgttgtctgttcaatctgtggtaaagattttacacaaaataatcatttaaaaagacacatgagaatacacactggtgaaaaacccttcatctgttcaatctgtggtaaaggttttacagaaAATTGTAATTTGAAagcacacatgacaacacacactggtgaaaaatctTATTCTTGTTCATTCTGTGCaaaaggttttacacataatataCATCTTAAaagacacatgacaacacacactggtATAAAACAGTTTTCCTGTtccatctgtggtaaaggttttgcacaaaaaagtgatttgaaaagacacataacaacacacactggtgaaaaaccgtaTTCTTGTTTAAGCTGTGGTAAATGTTTTACACAAAATAATCATTTAagaatacacatgagaacacacactggtgaaaaaccttttatctgttcaatctgtggtaaaagttttgcagaAAATAGTCATTTGACagcacacatgacaacacacactggtgaaaaaccgtaTTCTTGTTCAGTCTGTGCTAAAGATTTTACTCTCAATAGtcatttgaaaacacacatgaccacacacactggtgaaaaaaagttttcttgttcaatctgcgcCAAAAGTtttacacaaaatatacatttgaaaagacacatgacaacacacactggtgaaaaacattTTTCCTGTTCCATCTGTgataaaggttttacacaaaattgtgatttgaaaagacacatgacaacacacactggtgaaaaacatttttcttgttcaatctgtgctaaaagttttacacaaaatataaatttgaaaacacacatgacaacacacactggtgaaaaacattGTGTCTGTTCAATCTGTGCTAAAGGTTTTACTCGAAATATACTTTTGAATAGACACATGACAGTGCACACAGGTAAAAAGCCcctttcctgttcaatctgtgctaAAGGTTTTGTACGAAAAGATAAATTGAcacgacacatgagaacacacactggtgaggaAGTGTGA
- the LOC133663956 gene encoding gastrula zinc finger protein XlCGF8.2DB-like isoform X1, which produces MDGYVGEEHHLPEQQEWTSRMEQEQPQPPHIEKEVAAPHPHNIKEEEEEHSISQNGGHLEGQEEVDVLKIPLNVVIVKIEEDEVESESEEREVEPPSSSSTQHMTTEADGDHCGGSQADKLLAPLSDSDDMTSHSADTDDEDPEADTTCHTDNTHFECSHCVKTFNRRRNLKTHMRTHTGEKPFSCPFCGKGFTQKSDMKTHMRVHTGEKPFSCPSCGKCYTHNWELKRHMTTHTEKKPILCSICGKGFKRNMNFKIHMRIHTGEKPFSCSSCCKCFIQKWELRRHMRTHTGEKPFSCSSCGKGFTKNWELKRHMITHTDEKPFVCSICAKSFMRDQHLKRHMREHTGVKPFSCSICARGFVRKDALKTHMGTHIVRKCDERFS; this is translated from the exons atggatggat acgtcggTGAAGAACATCATCTTCCCGAGCAGCAGGAGTGGACTTCCAGGATGGAGCAGGAGCAACCCCAGCCCCCCCATATTGAAAAGGAAGTGGCGGCGCCACATCCTCacaacattaaagaggaagaggaggaacacagcatcagtcagaaTGGAGGTCATCTCGAAGGACAAGAGGAGGTTGATGTCCTCAAGATTCCAttgaatgttgtcattgtgaagaTTGAAGAAGATGAGGTCGAAAGTGAAAGTGAGGAGAGAGAggtggagcctccaagcagcagctcaactcaacacatgacgacagaagctgatggagaccactgtggaggatcacaagctgacaagctcttagctccactatcagatagtgacgacatGACGTCACACTCGGCTGACACTGACGATGAAGACCCTGAAGCTGATacaacatgtcacactgacaacacacactttgaaTGTTCTCACTGTGTCAAAACTTTTAACCGCCGTCGTAatctgaaaacacacatgagaacacacactggcgaGAAACCATTTTCCTGTCCattctgtggtaaaggttttacacaaaaaagtgatatgaaaacacacatgagagtgcacactggcgaaaaacctttttcttgtccAAGCTGCGGTAAATGTTATACACACAATTGGGAGttgaaaagacacatgacaacacacactgaaAAAAAACCTATtctctgttcaatctgtggtaaaggcttTAAAcgaaatatgaattttaaaatacacatgagaatacacactggtgaaaaacctttttcttgttcaagcTGTTGcaaatgttttattcaaaaatgggAGTTgagaagacacatgagaacacacaccggtgAAAAACCCTTTTCTTGTTCAAGCTGTGGTAAAGGGTTTACAAAAAATTGGGAGCTGAAAAgacacatgataacacacactgATGAAAAACCCTTTGTCTGTTCAATCTGTGCTAAAAGTTTTATGCGAGATCAGCacctgaaaagacacatgagagaACACACCGGtgtaaaacctttttcctgttcaatctgcgcTAGAGGGTTTGTACGAAAAGATGCGTTGAAAACACACATGGGAACACACATAGTGAGGAAGTGTGATGAAAGATTCTCTTAA
- the LOC133663957 gene encoding gastrula zinc finger protein XlCGF57.1-like isoform X2, with protein sequence MDQEKPQPPHIKKEEEEPHSTHIKEEDEELPFFKEEDEEQSISQNGDHLEGLEDVDVPKMPLIYVIVKSEDDEVESESGEKREVEPPSSSSTQHMTTEADGDHCGGSQADKLLAPLSDSDDMTSHSPDTDDEDSEADTTCHTDNTLFECSHCGKIFNHRRNLKTHMRIHAGERPFSGSSCDKGFKQNNNLPIHMRTHTGKKHVVCSICGKDFTQNNHLKRHMRIHTGEKPFICSICGKGFTENCNLKAHMTTHTGEKSYSCSFCAKGFTHNIHLKRHMTTHTGIKQFSCSICGKGFAQKSDLKRHITTHTGEKPYSCLSCGKCFTQNNHLRIHMRTHTGEKPFICSICGKSFAENSHLTAHMTTHTGEKPYSCSVCAKDFTLNSHLKTHMTTHTGEKKFSCSICAKSFTQNIHLKRHMTTHTGEKHFSCSICDKGFTQNCDLKRHMTTHTGEKHFSCSICAKSFTQNINLKTHMTTHTGEKHCVCSICAKGFTRNILLNRHMTVHTGKKPLSCSICAKGFVRKDKLTRHMRTHTGEEV encoded by the coding sequence ATGGACCAGGAGAAACCACAGCCCCCCcatattaaaaaggaagaggaggagccacattccacccacattaaagaggaagatgaggagCTCCCTTTCTttaaagaggaagatgaggaaCAAAGTATCAGTCAGAATGGAGATcatcttgaaggactggaggaTGTTGATGTCCCCAAGATGCCATTGATTTATGtcattgtgaagagtgaagatgatgaggtcgaAAGTGAAAGTGGGGAGAAGAGAGAggtggagcctccaagcagcagctcaactcaacacatgacaacagaagctgatggagaccactgtggaggatcacaagcagacaagctcttagctccactatcagatagtgatgacatgacgtcacactctcctgacactgatgatgaagactctgaaGCTGATacaacatgtcacactgacaacacactcTTTGAATGTTCTCACTGTGGCAAAATCTTTAATCACCGTCGTAACcttaaaacacacatgagaatacatgcTGGTGAAAGACCTTTTTCTGGTTCCAGCTGTGATAAAGgttttaaacaaaataataatttaccaatacacatgagaacacacactggtaaaaaacatgttgtctgttcaatctgtggtaaagattttacacaaaataatcatttaaaaagacacatgagaatacacactggtgaaaaacccttcatctgttcaatctgtggtaaaggttttacagaaAATTGTAATTTGAAagcacacatgacaacacacactggtgaaaaatctTATTCTTGTTCATTCTGTGCaaaaggttttacacataatataCATCTTAAaagacacatgacaacacacactggtATAAAACAGTTTTCCTGTtccatctgtggtaaaggttttgcacaaaaaagtgatttgaaaagacacataacaacacacactggtgaaaaaccgtaTTCTTGTTTAAGCTGTGGTAAATGTTTTACACAAAATAATCATTTAagaatacacatgagaacacacactggtgaaaaaccttttatctgttcaatctgtggtaaaagttttgcagaAAATAGTCATTTGACagcacacatgacaacacacactggtgaaaaaccgtaTTCTTGTTCAGTCTGTGCTAAAGATTTTACTCTCAATAGtcatttgaaaacacacatgaccacacacactggtgaaaaaaagttttcttgttcaatctgcgcCAAAAGTtttacacaaaatatacatttgaaaagacacatgacaacacacactggtgaaaaacattTTTCCTGTTCCATCTGTgataaaggttttacacaaaattgtgatttgaaaagacacatgacaacacacactggtgaaaaacatttttcttgttcaatctgtgctaaaagttttacacaaaatataaatttgaaaacacacatgacaacacacactggtgaaaaacattGTGTCTGTTCAATCTGTGCTAAAGGTTTTACTCGAAATATACTTTTGAATAGACACATGACAGTGCACACAGGTAAAAAGCCcctttcctgttcaatctgtgctaAAGGTTTTGTACGAAAAGATAAATTGAcacgacacatgagaacacacactggtgaggaAGTGTGA
- the LOC133663956 gene encoding gastrula zinc finger protein XlCGF8.2DB-like isoform X2, protein MEQEQPQPPHIEKEVAAPHPHNIKEEEEEHSISQNGGHLEGQEEVDVLKIPLNVVIVKIEEDEVESESEEREVEPPSSSSTQHMTTEADGDHCGGSQADKLLAPLSDSDDMTSHSADTDDEDPEADTTCHTDNTHFECSHCVKTFNRRRNLKTHMRTHTGEKPFSCPFCGKGFTQKSDMKTHMRVHTGEKPFSCPSCGKCYTHNWELKRHMTTHTEKKPILCSICGKGFKRNMNFKIHMRIHTGEKPFSCSSCCKCFIQKWELRRHMRTHTGEKPFSCSSCGKGFTKNWELKRHMITHTDEKPFVCSICAKSFMRDQHLKRHMREHTGVKPFSCSICARGFVRKDALKTHMGTHIVRKCDERFS, encoded by the coding sequence ATGGAGCAGGAGCAACCCCAGCCCCCCCATATTGAAAAGGAAGTGGCGGCGCCACATCCTCacaacattaaagaggaagaggaggaacacagcatcagtcagaaTGGAGGTCATCTCGAAGGACAAGAGGAGGTTGATGTCCTCAAGATTCCAttgaatgttgtcattgtgaagaTTGAAGAAGATGAGGTCGAAAGTGAAAGTGAGGAGAGAGAggtggagcctccaagcagcagctcaactcaacacatgacgacagaagctgatggagaccactgtggaggatcacaagctgacaagctcttagctccactatcagatagtgacgacatGACGTCACACTCGGCTGACACTGACGATGAAGACCCTGAAGCTGATacaacatgtcacactgacaacacacactttgaaTGTTCTCACTGTGTCAAAACTTTTAACCGCCGTCGTAatctgaaaacacacatgagaacacacactggcgaGAAACCATTTTCCTGTCCattctgtggtaaaggttttacacaaaaaagtgatatgaaaacacacatgagagtgcacactggcgaaaaacctttttcttgtccAAGCTGCGGTAAATGTTATACACACAATTGGGAGttgaaaagacacatgacaacacacactgaaAAAAAACCTATtctctgttcaatctgtggtaaaggcttTAAAcgaaatatgaattttaaaatacacatgagaatacacactggtgaaaaacctttttcttgttcaagcTGTTGcaaatgttttattcaaaaatgggAGTTgagaagacacatgagaacacacaccggtgAAAAACCCTTTTCTTGTTCAAGCTGTGGTAAAGGGTTTACAAAAAATTGGGAGCTGAAAAgacacatgataacacacactgATGAAAAACCCTTTGTCTGTTCAATCTGTGCTAAAAGTTTTATGCGAGATCAGCacctgaaaagacacatgagagaACACACCGGtgtaaaacctttttcctgttcaatctgcgcTAGAGGGTTTGTACGAAAAGATGCGTTGAAAACACACATGGGAACACACATAGTGAGGAAGTGTGATGAAAGATTCTCTTAA